The Deltaproteobacteria bacterium genome has a segment encoding these proteins:
- the leuC gene encoding 3-isopropylmalate dehydratase large subunit has product MTITEKILAKHAGLKEVAPGELINAKVDIALGNDITAPIAIHEFRNVGAKKVFNRNKVVLVPDHFTPNKDIKSAAQVKILREFAKEQKLKHYYEGGDVGVEHALLPEKGIVVPGDVVIGADSHTCTYGALGAFSTGVGSTDLAAAMVTGEVWFKVPESMKFVFEGKLNKWVSGKDLILRVIGDIGVDGALYRAMEFTGKSIEKLSMDSRMSICNMAIEAGAKSGIIAPDAVTKEYVDGRAERPYKFYSSDPGAAYVEVREYDCSGIEPTVACPHLPENTKKVSELKNITIDQVIIGSCTNGRLEDLKVAARVLKGKKVAKYVRLIVIPATPFIYNEAMRLGYFDIFLKAGAVISPPTCGPCLGGHMGILAAGERALATTNRNFVGRMGDPKSEVYLANPAVAAATAVKGRIAHPDEVSK; this is encoded by the coding sequence ATGACGATTACGGAGAAGATCCTTGCGAAGCACGCCGGGCTTAAGGAGGTCGCGCCCGGCGAGCTTATAAACGCCAAGGTGGACATCGCGCTCGGGAACGACATAACCGCGCCCATAGCAATACACGAGTTCAGGAACGTCGGCGCAAAGAAGGTCTTTAACAGGAACAAGGTCGTACTTGTCCCCGACCACTTCACGCCTAACAAGGACATAAAGTCCGCCGCCCAGGTAAAAATACTCAGGGAGTTCGCGAAGGAGCAGAAGCTTAAGCACTATTACGAGGGCGGTGATGTGGGCGTTGAGCACGCGCTCCTTCCGGAGAAGGGGATAGTCGTGCCGGGAGACGTCGTCATAGGCGCGGACTCCCATACCTGCACATACGGCGCGCTCGGGGCCTTCTCGACCGGAGTCGGCTCCACCGACCTCGCAGCCGCGATGGTAACCGGCGAGGTGTGGTTCAAGGTCCCGGAGTCCATGAAATTCGTCTTCGAAGGGAAGCTCAACAAGTGGGTGAGCGGCAAGGACCTGATCCTCCGCGTAATAGGCGACATAGGAGTCGATGGCGCGCTCTATAGGGCCATGGAGTTTACCGGCAAGTCCATAGAGAAGCTCTCTATGGACTCTCGTATGTCGATCTGCAACATGGCAATCGAGGCGGGCGCAAAGAGCGGGATAATAGCTCCCGACGCGGTCACTAAGGAATATGTGGACGGCAGGGCCGAAAGGCCGTACAAGTTCTATTCGAGCGACCCCGGCGCAGCATACGTGGAAGTAAGGGAGTACGACTGCTCGGGTATAGAGCCGACGGTAGCCTGCCCGCACCTCCCGGAGAATACTAAAAAGGTATCCGAGCTTAAGAACATTACAATAGACCAGGTCATAATCGGCTCTTGCACGAACGGCAGGCTCGAGGACCTCAAGGTCGCGGCCAGGGTATTGAAGGGGAAGAAGGTCGCGAAATACGTGCGGCTCATCGTAATACCCGCCACCCCGTTCATATACAACGAAGCCATGCGCCTGGGCTACTTCGACATATTCCTCAAGGCCGGGGCCGTCATAAGCCCGCCGACCTGCGGCCCGTGCCTTGGAGGCCACATGGGCATACTCGCGGCCGGTGAGAGGGCGCTTGCGACCACGAACAGGAACTTCGTCGGCAGGATGGGGGACCCGAAGAGCGAGGTCTACCTCGCGAACCCCGCCGTCGCCGCGGCCACGGCCGTAAAGGGGAGGATTGCCCACCCGGACGAGGTATCGAAGTAG
- a CDS encoding DNA-binding protein produces the protein MKREGAKSKVLSSEKLHIENKTLFVDLKENDGGRFLQVAELSNDRRSTVVIPISGLAAFMEVLQKVANTL, from the coding sequence ATGAAGAGGGAAGGCGCAAAAAGCAAGGTCCTTTCCAGCGAGAAACTGCATATAGAGAACAAGACCCTGTTCGTGGACTTAAAGGAGAACGATGGCGGGAGGTTCCTGCAGGTCGCCGAGCTCTCGAACGACAGGAGGAGCACGGTCGTCATCCCCATAAGCGGCCTGGCCGCCTTCATGGAGGTGCTCCAGAAGGTCGCGAACACCCTGTAA
- a CDS encoding 3-isopropylmalate dehydratase small subunit has product MKLKGRVWKYGADIDTDKIIPARYLNTSDPAELAKHCMEDEDPSFASKVQPGDMILADKNFGCGSSREHAPIAIKAAGVACVIAKSFARIFYRNSFNMGLTILESDEVYGATDDGDVLEIDVSTGSIVNLTKGKSFTARPVPPFMQELIKAGGLMESIRKRGFV; this is encoded by the coding sequence ATGAAGCTTAAGGGCAGGGTCTGGAAATACGGAGCCGACATAGATACGGACAAGATAATACCTGCGCGTTATCTGAATACGTCCGATCCGGCGGAGCTTGCGAAGCACTGCATGGAGGACGAGGACCCCTCGTTCGCCTCGAAGGTGCAGCCCGGGGATATGATCCTCGCTGACAAGAACTTCGGGTGCGGCTCATCGAGGGAGCACGCGCCCATCGCCATAAAGGCAGCCGGGGTGGCCTGCGTCATCGCCAAGAGCTTCGCCAGGATATTCTACAGGAACTCATTCAACATGGGGCTTACTATTCTCGAATCGGACGAGGTATACGGGGCTACCGACGACGGGGACGTCCTTGAGATAGACGTCTCGACAGGCTCCATCGTAAACCTCACTAAGGGGAAGAGCTTCACGGCCAGGCCGGTGCCTCCGTTCATGCAGGAGCTTATAAAGGCCGGCGGGCTCATGGAGTCTATAAGGAAGAGGGGGTTTGTATGA
- a CDS encoding methyltransferase domain-containing protein, whose translation MKKPRPPHFYLYDWLAPLYDLGVRLAALPFGGEARLRARVLDEAAVKGGQRILEIFSGTATLSLMAARRGASVFALDITEGMLKAAREKARNENLGIWLVRGDAEILPFADGSFDRVMASMGVHEARPEALRGILSEAGRVLKPGGQLAIFDFHRAEGLAGLLQSLVFTFFEGETARAWVRADIQSLISSLGFRDFRRVFLAHRSLQLVTAKRA comes from the coding sequence ATGAAAAAGCCCCGCCCCCCGCATTTTTACCTTTACGATTGGCTGGCCCCTCTTTACGATCTGGGGGTCAGGCTCGCGGCCCTTCCTTTCGGCGGAGAGGCCCGCTTGAGGGCGAGGGTCCTTGACGAGGCGGCCGTCAAAGGCGGGCAAAGAATACTGGAGATATTTTCAGGGACGGCGACACTCTCTCTGATGGCGGCGCGGCGCGGGGCTTCCGTATTCGCGCTAGATATTACGGAAGGGATGCTAAAAGCCGCCCGCGAAAAAGCAAGAAACGAAAACCTCGGGATATGGCTCGTAAGGGGAGATGCTGAAATCCTGCCCTTCGCTGACGGGTCTTTTGACAGGGTAATGGCCTCCATGGGGGTCCACGAGGCGAGACCCGAGGCGCTCAGGGGAATACTCTCAGAGGCCGGGAGGGTGCTTAAGCCGGGCGGACAGCTCGCTATATTTGATTTTCACAGGGCCGAGGGGCTTGCAGGCCTTTTGCAGTCACTGGTCTTTACCTTCTTCGAGGGCGAGACGGCCAGGGCATGGGTGAGGGCGGACATCCAGTCGCTCATCTCAAGCCTGGGGTTCAGGGACTTCAGGCGCGTTTTCCTGGCACATAGGTCCTTGCAGCTTGTAACCGCGAAGAGGGCATAG